From the Mya arenaria isolate MELC-2E11 chromosome 17, ASM2691426v1 genome, the window ATAACAGTGTGAAGAAGCATGTGACTTAAAACGGATTCTCACGTGTAGAAGCAAAAAATAGCATAGCCTTTTATAGGCTTAgaatttttttcatatcttgtctgtcaaaaaagttatttagaaattaatgtcaattacttgtttgtttacattggtcttgacccgtggtgacctatgtgagaacccctttaggtcacatgattcctcaccctgataACTCTTATTTTACACAGAAAAGCTAAAAACACTTAATAATCATCTTTATACAGGGCCTTACCAATCTGTAAGTGGTAGAGTGTAGAAAATATCGCAGTTAGGAAAGAAGTGGAATATTTCCCGGCATTGATTATATGAGGAAACACAAGCTTTGTATCGCGATATCGGCGCAGGCACTGAGCAAATCTGAACCACGCTGGCAGGATGCTGATCACTGTTCGTATACCATACACTCGTTTGGTGCAAACACTTGGTCCTGTGATAATgaaagaacatatttataacattgttagttttctgtttcacaatatatttttaacaagtaaGCACTCAAAGTGACACAAGCTATGCCAGTCATTATTATCCCATTTTACTCTAGGCTGGTTAACCAACTACCATGTTTACCACGTTTGCGTCTAGGCTGGCTAGAAAATACCATAGAATCGgaaaaattataataatcaataattgttGTCCAAGAACCTTCAAATTATGGccaaaatgtttgaatacactacaaatatgaatgacCATTTGGGTGTACAATAATAAGATACACAAAATagattactttaaaaaatatatatatataaaagcattTAAGTATGGTATTAATTAAGTTACTGAGATGGTTTGGCGTTaagttatttgtttaaaaaaaacacacaactaaTTATTGAAAATAGTAGCAgcctattttttgaaaatatttagaaatctgttgttttcttatatcagaatgtgtttttctttctttaaacatattaaatttattcTACTGTTTATAGgtaaaatatgtgacattgtCAGCAAAATAAGACCTAAGAACTGTATACATACATTTGAATTGAGTATAAAAAGCTGACCACAACATGCAGTTTTAAATAATACgatttcatttttgaacatatttaaaaaaagcaatgcTTGCAtggcagaaaaaaacacataaaaaatgtCACTTTTTACGCGAAAGGACTAAATTCCAATGATTACATCACAgatattgtaattttatgcttaattttaaaacatactgTCAGGCCCCAACCAGTCGACCTCGAATGCATAGAAGCAAGccatgaactcaaaatccaggaGAACTGTAACTAGACTGTTCAGCTGATCAGCCAGCCAAAAGTCTGCAAATCCCACATGGTGGAACGGTGAGGTGAAAATCCGGAACTGGaaataacaaaaattaataGCTAGATATAATATTAGCGACATACCTTAAGCTTGCCTGGAGCCTAAATCATGGCGAACATTTCTAGAGTGTAAGATTTCAAATTTAGAAACTagtatatattgataaaatgacaATCATTTGTAAGATGCAACTTGTGCAAGGTTTAAAATTTGTGTCCTGATTAATgtgaacatttttgttaatattaaatttctttgatatgtaaataactTATAATGAATATAAGACACTCCTATGAATCCGTAGAAACTTGAACCCATAAATTTTTACCAGTCTACAATTATATTCACCAGAATTCTGAGGAGCCACATTCTAGAGCTATGGTGTAGTATCTTGAGTGGGTTGATAAGAAACAATAGCATGAAGCCTGCCATGGCCAGGGGGAAGATGTACCCGGACACGCCAAGTAAATCGCTGTACAGATATCCCAGCGTACTCACACACCAGACAACCGCTAGGCCCGTGGACAGCTGAAACAGCAAATTATTAATGAACCAGTTGTAATTTGTACTTCTGGATTAAAAATCAGGTGCCCAATAtcatagattttttttgtttcaaaacaacaacaaagaacagTGCAACAGATAAAAAGATGCATAACTAAACAATAACACAAGCCAGAGTTATTGGCCCTTCAAGATTTGTGTGTATTGTATCTCAAAACAAGAGTCCTGAGTTTTGTGTAATTTAGTTTTCTTTAACAGGTTTATGGTTTTTGCCGAAATGAAAGCTTTGGACCAACATTTCCACCGACAATGGCACCGAAGCTTTCATAATACTTAACAAAAGTGCTGCCCAGCGACTGCCAACACccatctgggttttttttaaacaaaaatgggACATTAATTGACAATTTTTTGAGCCAGTGTTATGGAACTTGCTACAAATGTGAATGTTGTCACATGTGTGCCAAGTtccattttgaattttgctaGAGTTATGGCCAAAATCTAAGATTATGCTGGAATTTGAtgatgacaccaaggctatcacaataactcaAATTTTTTATTCTTGAAACTAACAAAAAGGTCTTGCTTAAACATGAACTTCGTCAAATGTGAGGTCTTATCAAATTATTGTGCGGTAAGGATTATCTTGTTCAACAACCAAATGGGTAGgctttaatatacatttatttataaggctttatgtaagaatgttattgttatcattagGTCATGGTGTTTAAGTAATCACTATATCAGTATAAAGCTTTTTAACCCTTAGGATGCTGATAGcaattttaaaggctttgcaaacagcttggaaccagaccagacaccgagtaactcggcgcctggtcaggttccaagctatttgccactcagtcagtatatccccaaagttttaagtaaattgaaagaaatttagaataaacaagatgacatttttgagcagacgacaatttacccagcatgcaaagggttaaggAACATATCAAGACACatacatttttgaatttttttaatcaaCTATTAAATCGGTAGGGTCAGCCCCTATTTTGAACATAGAGTCGGGTAAATGAACCAAAAGCACGTTTTTTAGGCTTGAGTCATAATCATCACTTACCTCCATGAGCTGTTGATGTGTAAGATGATGTCTAGGGTCGATCTCAAAAATGAGCACATGATTCACTCCAGAGGATCGCCAACCATATGTGTTAATACCGAGCAGAAAGATGTCGAGGATCACAATGAACATCCCTCGGTACATTCTCAGGGCTGGCTCCCAAGGTCCAGGCTGCCATGTGAAGAATGCTGAGAACCAAAGGAGGGGAgcataataaaaagtaaagataCTTGATAAACTTTGGTGAAACAAATCAGAAATAAAGAAGAAGTAGATATTTTCTTGATGCATTTCTTTGCAGAATTGTCCAATgcattcaatttcattattattatagtatatattgtGCACGAAATGAAGTCATTGTTGAGAGCCAAGCCTTATAATAAACAAGGCAATGACTTTTCAACTCTCTCATTGGAATGTTTAAATACCTGTCTAACAGAATAATTGGATTAGCTAATAACTTCTTTCACAAAAAGTTTAGAATAAACCCTAATGTTTCAGCCAgtgtttcaacattttcatattCTTGCTGTTGTGTTTGTACTAGTTAAATCCCAGTATTAATAATGGAATATTACCCGAGATCATGATGACAATAACAAGGACAGCAAACACACCCGAAAACAAGCCCACTCGGAATGTGGTCATAGGgttttcctgaaataaaaatagCACAAGAATTTATGTTATCCAGTGTTATAGATGTCCGCCTCCCATCCAAGAAGTTGAAAGTTTGATCCCCAATAAGAAAACTTTATCTATACCTCTAAAAATGCTTTCTCTCAAGGTAACAGACTTAATCATGATTCCATAAGTTAACAGTTTTCATCCTAACTGGCCTAAAGAAATTAATCAATCAGATGAaacaagtaaaaacaaacagaaataaatcacaaaatgtTAGACAAGGTCCAAGGAAGCTGCTACAAGgtcagggttctcaataagtttcggttgaaccatttcaaatagtaaagtaaccgaccagaatctacttttttttacttaaaattcgcttattttttccaaatttgaaccagCCCAAATGGCATGTTAACCATCCATTTTGGCCAGCAGCCAGTTCTTGGAGAGAATACTGCAGAGCTTGTAAATTTTTCTCAGTTAACAATGGAGACAAAactcaacaatcatttaaaGAAAGGACCCTACTCCTTATATGTTTATTGCCATATTTTGGGTTAGATGCATGGTTGTTCTGTAAATAGTTTCATGGTTTGTTAAATCAATACCAAGgtttaagattttgcatgtaagcaacATCACTATGATAACAGCTCATACTTTGTAAGTTGGAAATCTGTAATTTGCTGATGAGTAAATGTCTCATAATTCTTGTATTTCACAGGAACCAGtgaattccaaaaaaaatagcACCAATAAACCCTTGCTACATTGGATGATTGACAGTCCAAACTCTTTGTATTTCAGACCACTGAAAATTTAAAGGTTTTCATTTCTGTGATCCTTGGCTACATTCAGTCCAAATCTTCCTATTGAAGACCACTGAAAATGTAATGGTTAGAATTTCTGTGACCCTTCGCTACATTCAGCCAAAATCTTTGTATTGAAGACCTCTGAAAATGCAAACTTTTGAGTTTCCAAAATTACAAACCTTATCTCCGAGTGGTGGAACCCTCAGTCTTTTCATTGCTTTCGATCTGTTCCCTCCCTCCAGGCTTGTGGTTACATTTTGCTGAAGAAAATAGCTAATGATATTCACAATGGCATGGGAACTCAGAAGTGAATAATAAAGTGAATAATAAGTATCATACTAGGATTTTAGCCAGGGTTTAGAAAGGACAAGATGCTCTTGAAAAGGGACAGGGTCCTAAggagaaaagggacagggtccTAAggagaaaagggacagggtccTAAggagaaaagggacagggtccTAAggagaaaagggacagggtccTAAggagaaaagggacagggtccTAAggagaaaagggacagggtccTAAggagaaaagggacagggtccTAAggagaaaagggacagggtcaTAAggagaaaagggacagggtcctaaggagaaaagggcacattgtgcTGGTCTGTGAATAATTTGAACACTAAATTTTTCCGAAGGGCTTCAACTGATAAATATGTCAAGATTATATGAATTTATAATcacattttaagttttaatcgaaacaatagaaatatttaattatacgAAGAATTTAATTCtgtgaaggcagaagggtgctaccataACTACCTTGACAGTACCTAGCACCTGCAAGACAGTCCATACTATGGGTGCCTGCATGCTATGATTATTAGCAGTAACATGAAACTTTGGTGACATATTTCCCACTTAAATCAGTTTCAAAGATCTAACTAAGGGTTAAATCAAAGAAAATGAGTACCTCAACTTCATTTATGAGATGGTCAACCTCCTTGTTTGTGTAGAAAGCTGCCGTGTCAACGTGTGACCGTCGCCATACCATCCCCCGGGTCGTCTTCATTAACTGAAgggaggaaataaaaaaacatgatttcaaTGGTTTGGGTCATTTTCCTGAGGATTAAAATCAGTGACATCAATatcttataaacaaatatttagctaGATATTGAATTCCtgacctggccccaatttctcaaaacttcttaagtcccttataacaggattaagctaagctcacaatttttgtttttgaataatttgcgtaatatttacttctttaagcgtttttatacttaagataggaattatctttatgataattacaataaacaaaattcaatttaagaatGTCTTTTGGCGtattgaaataagcttcttAAGCCTGTTTAGCtgaagaagtttcaagaaattgggacCTTATCAATTGGCAAAATATCGtgaaaaataaaccctgttgaaaattatttttcatcttaTCATGTTTCTGGAAGATTTTCTGGAATGTTTCTAATCTAATCAGCACCTTTCAAGATTATTCCCAACCTTATACTGTTTTTTGAgaaattttccaaaatatttctaattatcTTTAGGATTTCAGAAATATTTCTAACCTTAACATCACCTTcgaatttcaaaaataattctaaGCCTATTAGTATCTTGATAATTTTCTGAAATTTTCTCACCTTTATTAATATATCTTGATAATTTTCCGGAATATTTCTCACCTTATCATGTTTCTTGAGGATTTTGCGGAATCCAGTGAAGTTAAGGGTCTGGTAGTTTTGAAGGAGTATCAGACTCAAGTAGAACTCACTGAAGGCCAGCTTCATATCATGGAGCTTGCGAGTCCTGGAAATATGACACATATAGCTAATAATAAATTCTTGAAGTTATATACTGGTATGTATTGTCTAAATGTGGAATTCAAGGCTTTCTGTAATATATACTGACCACAGAtagaattcatagaaaataataagaattgCGTTAAATTGAAGTAATGTAAGGTTTCAAATGCCAAATATGTcaaattgtttaagttttaattaaaacacaagAAATATTTGACGGCATCAGCATTTAATTCTACTAAGGCAGCAGGGTGCctatgctggtctccatgagcaCACAAGGGTGCTACCATAATAGGACAGGATACAGAAACCTTTCAAaactctttagctaaaacaCTAGATACATGTAGCTTTGTTAATGTCTATGCAGCAAATAAATACTCCTTGTAAATGGTTTAATTCTCCACCTGTTAAGCTCCTTGTTTTCCTTCTCCTTGAAGAAGCCGACACTGGCTCTTCGTCGCCGCAGATGAAGGGTGGAGGGTTTTTTCTCATGCTCCGTGTAGTGTTGAAGGTCCGACTTCAGACTCGCGTACTTCCTCGTTGCCTCCGAGATCTTCTCTGAAAAGATTCACAGAGAATAATTAGTTCTGTGCATGGAAATTTTGGGCAAGAGACCTTACATGCATCTCTTAAACACATTTCGGCATTTCAGAGACCTTCTGTTACCCCCATCGCTCCCACCCATAAAATTTAATCTGATTTATATCAACCTCAAAAGTGCTCCCAGAGACTCTAATCTGGAATTTTAGACCActtgtataataaatttaacACTGTTACTTGCCAAACTAAATAACAGCAACAGTAACCCCAGCAACATATATGAATAACTTATATTACATGTACGTACACATTTCAGTCATTtgttgttcaaatgtttcacaacaaaGCTTAGCAGTAATTTATTCACTGCATGTAGTAATAAGAACATGTATGTAACTTAAATTGAAACTGACAATGCTAACTGCCCCATCTTACAGTTATTCCAACTTTAACAATCAAAGAACAttgttcaaattgatatttaattattctaTCCAGCATAATACTCAATCTAGTTCTACTCACCATagaaaaatgtgttgattttggCAAGCTCTTTATCACAGAACTGAAAAAAGTTCTCATCAAATCTGGCAAAGTAGCGCTGAATAATACTCTCATCAGTCactggaaatataaaaaaaatattataaggAAGACATCAACTTTTGAAGGTGGTTGTACAAAATTGTTTCAAGACAAGCCTGCATTTTTTATGTTCCTATATTTCAAGGATGtgattgacctactgaccttgCAGTTGAAGGGCTGAAGccatttcggccatgggtttAGGGGGCTCTTTAGGCCCCCAATGGGAGTCAAACTGGGTGAAACACCCTGTCGCAGGAGCAAAACTGGCTTTTAAGAAGCCCTTTTAAGGGCTTTGCTGACTTCAATTTTGAAGCAAACTTGAGTATCAACAACGAAAAGCAAGCAGTTAACTTTTTTCaatcagtaaaaaaacaactttgttttGGTCCCTTgcagacaaatcacatccctgatatTTATACAAGTTACTGCACCCATTTTAGGAATTACTTCAAATATACACAAGGGttaacacaataataataaatacccCCGGACATTATCTTAACAAATGAATGGTacttttcagatattttttctaCGAGGTGCAGTCAAAAAGTTCACGGACTGCCTTTGTACtgttgtcagttttttttttaggaaaaattaaattgtaccgaaataaagcaaaaacaatttTCTAGAGGACTGTAcataaattactttttaatcatacataaaacaatcattttttacacTGCAAATAAACATATCTCACACCGTACGGATCACTTCGTACGGAAATGACGTACTGTTAACGTTCATTAATGTAATTACGTCAACGTAGGCTCTTGTGTGCTAGTTAATGCTTTTCAAAGTATTGCCCTtgaaattcaatacattttctgtGTCGATCTACCCACTTCTCAAAAATATCTGCGTACCACTCCTTTTCGTAGCTTCTTATTGCCGACCTGACGGCAAATTTCATTTCATCTTCACTTTCAAATCTGCGACCTAGTAAGTCGGCCTTTAATCTCGGAAACACACAAAAGTCCATTGGCGCAAGGTCGGGACTATACGGCGGATGTTGCAGTCTTTCATAGCCAAAAAAGTCTATTGTTAGTAACGTGTCTTCAGCCCGATGTGCAGGAGCATTGTCTTGATGAAAGATCAAATTTTCAATTTCGCAGTCAAGACGTTTCTTTCTCAATGCGTTCGTGAGATGTCTCTGCACGACCTAAAATGTCACAAACATACCCAATATGAACCCAAATCATATTAAACGAAATGCCTGGAAtcaataagaataaaacattaaattttataatagTATTTGTGATCATAATTGATATGTTGATGTAACTTACTTTTTGATAGTAATCTTTATTGACTGTCTGGTCGCTAGGTACTGCATGTTGCAGGAGCATTCCCTGGCTGTccatgaagaaaatatacattattttctttgatgATTTGGATCGCCTCGCTTTTTTAGGAGGAGGCGAAGATCGTCTTTTCCATACCATTGACTCCCTCTTCGTTTCAGGGTCATAAAAGTTCACCCAGGTTTCATCCGTGGTTATGATACGACTTAAGAATCGACCACCCTCCTTTCTCCAGCACTGTAGAAATTTCTCAGATGCTTCTATCCGGGTTTTCATCATTTCTTCGGTCAAAAGGCGTGGCACCCATCTTGCGCATACTTTTTTCATTCCCAAGTCCTTTGTCATGATGTTACATACATTTCCATGGCTTAATCCAACACTATCTGCTATATCGTCGATCGATTTCCGTCGATCTTCGGAAATGACACGCTGCACTCTGTCGATACTGCCACTATCCTGTTGTCGACCGCTTCTTTTATTGTCACTTACGTCTTCACGACCGTCCCGGAAACGCTTGTGCCAATCAAAAACGAGCGTCCTGGAACATTTCCTTAATCCATCCTGCGGATtcataaatttatatgtttCCGTTGGTGTCATTCCCACTCTCGCACAGTATTTAATGACTGTCCTTTACTCCATTCGCTCGGATGACGTTGACGTTTCTACACCAGCGATTTCTTCCATTGCTTTAAACAATGCGCATGAATGCAATGATTTTCAAGCgatgatgtttgttttgcacGTGTGTTTAGAAATGACGTTGATGTGACGTCATGTAAATTTATCCGATAAAACAGCGCCAAAATGTTGCATATCTAGCGTTAATAGCAGTGAAGACAATTTGGTAGTCGTTAATAATTCAAAGTGATCCGTAGCATAGgttatatgttataataaacatatttttcaattaaaatatggataatatgttattaatttttatagcaaaatgtaaaaaattcaTTAGGATTTATGTGTGACAAGAATCGTCATAGTCCGACGTCAAAATTGTGCAATATATAACCAGTCCGGGAACTTTTTGACCGCACCTCGTACTATGTCAAACAAGTTGTTTTGCTATGTCAAAGAAGTTGTTTTACTATGTCAAACGCCATAACTGTTATTGGATGGAGTGAAATGTCACACAATTGCAGGTGCACAATTTTCCATGCCAACGAACaatcctatgaagtttcatgagaaATAGGTGCAGTAGCAGAATGGAGCTAATTGTGACACAACATTTTTCAGGGAAGCAATGTGACGTGATGTGAAAGAAATCAAAATCCTGTTTAAAAGgggtataaaaaacataatttcaatcaCAAACTTTGGACCAAGTAGTGTTTTGTACCTTGTTGTCAAGCTTATCATGCAATAACTAGTGTGCAAAAAGTAGTGTGTACTTGTACggtatatatattgaaatattgtcgTGTTCTATCCAATATTGCTGCTTATTGCAGGGTAAATCTATATATCAATCTCCGCATTCAGTACATTACtacaagtaaattatttttcaatttcatatcAGGTTTACCTTCCTCAGAGGGGGCCTGTTCTTGGGCTTGATACAGCATATCCTTCATCACCTGTAACAAAGTAGATAAGActaaggcaaaaaaaaaaaacattgtgtgGTACAGGTTACATCATGtccaaaaacaggtagggtagataggctttttttatttattgattattaaGGTATTAGGCTTTGTGTAAGAATGATAGTGTCATCATTTGGAAATGGCATTAAAGTAATTTTCagaataaagctttaaaggtttttaaactaaatatcaaaacacacactaacaaaaaacatttttttaatcatttttttaaccgACAGACTATAAAACTGGTACAGTCGGCGCCTTTTCCGTAGATAGGGTCTGGAAACCTGAATCGATAGTAATTTATTAGGTCTTAATAaaggattttttatttggcctgtTTGGGGACCGAAATTCAGCCCCTTTTACTCCCAGccaaaagtaatatattttctCCCCATAACAGCCCAAAAATGCCcttctcaaaaaaataaataaataaataaattcttgaATTTTATAGAgccatttaaaatgcaattgtttcaAATACTGCCATTTTTACACAAGTGTAAGGCTTTAAACACAAAACCATGATATTTATATGTAGGTCTACTTTTACGAATGTGGAATCAACAAGACAGggtaaaactataatatattGCATCACTTTGTATAAAATCATTGGCAGTGTTTCAGTGTTTTCATGTACCTCATACTGAATGTACTGCTTTCTCCACTCGGGCGTTATGTGGGCCCCAAGATGCTCTGCAAACTTCATCTTTACAGCTTGCTACGTCAaactataataaatatgtaattcaTCAAAATGGAATCAGATATCAATGCGACAATGAGATTGATACAGCCAAGATGAACGTCAATATGGCCTAGatagaaacaagagctgtcacagtatgtgacgaatgcccccgaatgtgacaatgatctatgaacaaggtcagtacatgaaaagttgatcttgcctttatgtgtcaaatacataaggcaagttattttaaattgcctctaaacataaaaaataccacccatacttgacaacctacactgttatgtccttataagcagcattccattgtgaacaaacacttagcgtgaccttgaacttagaggtagggacacgggtcttgcacgcaacacgtcgtcttgatatgtggaacacatgtggaagttatttttaaattatttccttACAAGGGaatgttacagcccggacacgacaacttatattctatgtccttatatgcaacactccattgtgaataaacactaagtgtgaccttgaccttagaggtaagga encodes:
- the LOC128224137 gene encoding xenotropic and polytropic retrovirus receptor 1-like codes for the protein MKFAEHLGAHITPEWRKQYIQYEVMKDMLYQAQEQAPSEEVTDESIIQRYFARFDENFFQFCDKELAKINTFFYEKISEATRKYASLKSDLQHYTEHEKKPSTLHLRRRRASVGFFKEKENKELNRTRKLHDMKLAFSEFYLSLILLQNYQTLNFTGFRKILKKHDKLMKTTRGMVWRRSHVDTAAFYTNKEVDHLINEVEQNVTTSLEGGNRSKAMKRLRVPPLGDKENPMTTFRVGLFSGVFAVLVIVIMISAFFTWQPGPWEPALRMYRGMFIVILDIFLLGINTYGWRSSGVNHVLIFEIDPRHHLTHQQLMELSTGLAVVWCVSTLGYLYSDLLGVSGYIFPLAMAGFMLLFLINPLKILHHSSRMWLLRILFRIFTSPFHHVGFADFWLADQLNSLVTVLLDFEFMACFYAFEVDWLGPDRPSVCTKRVYGIRTVISILPAWFRFAQCLRRYRDTKLVFPHIINAGKYSTSFLTAIFSTLYHLQIELNGEENRQNHAFFYLWIVSAVFSSCYTLTWDLKMDWGLLDSGAGENRFLREETVYAYKFYYYFAMVEDFVLRFVWSLSVSVGEGLLVHSEILRTLLASLEIFRRFVWNFFRLENEHLNNCGQFRAVRDISIAPIDSSDLSQLIEMMDEDDGAFIHRSEKRRLIGKSKPKDKLHLEDKVPNNIPWKFKGV